Within Pecten maximus chromosome 15, xPecMax1.1, whole genome shotgun sequence, the genomic segment tagtaacaaatacttttcttttcAAGATAAATTTATATCCTAGTCCATTATGTTCTTTGTGTAATATGGAGAGAGAAACTATTATCCATTGCTTATGGGAATGTCAAGAAGTTCAGAAACTGCTACAGGGACTTGAAACTCTTTGTGACATTCTTTTAATTCCTGTGTTGATAAATAAGGAATCCTTTCTTTTTGGACTATTAACTGCTCAAGCAAGTtctgttgataatgaaattttaattcttattaaacactatatatataaaactagatgtCTTCACAAGTCCTTGAGCCTCAATGCACTTATTAATGTTATTAAAGACCACTTCATTATTCAAAGCTTTATTAACTATAGGAAAAACATCTACATGAGAAGGAAGTTTGAAATTAATTGGAGAAAATGGAAACCTATCCTGGAAATGTAGCTTATCCGACACTAAATTTTATTTTCCCTACTATATGTACACAGCTAACCCCAAGTCTCCACATTTGgctttaattgtttatttaggtttcttattttttttgttattcatCTAACACTTACAGAATATACCTTGTAAGTAAATGTGGcttatctctctctctctctctctctctctctctctctctctctctgtaaGTTGATCACTTTATTTGAATGgatatattagatatatgtctctTTCCCTTTAATGTTTATTGTATGTGTGTCTGGTTGTACTGTCTATGTGGTGAGGGTGTATGTGCGTGTTATGTGTTTGTGAGGTGGATGAGTTATGAGTGTTTAGGTTGTGTGGGAGGGTGGGTGTGGATATGTGTGCAGGTATGTGTGGTTGTGTGTGGAagttatacatgtttatctGCTTTGCAGAAATACTCATGGCTGTCCATATGTTCCTTACACCACAAACATCATATGTctgtttgtttttgattttttgtttttattattttatcatgacATGAGAACttgtgatgatgttgatgatgacaAGAATGAGAAAATGATTATGATAGTAATGATGATTAGGATGAAGGATtgtgatgattatgatgatgatgatgatgatgatgatgatgatgatacaataattatgataattattatgAATGATTATgattgatgaaaatgataatgatgatgatgagacaataattatgataattattatgAATGATTATGATGAATGATTATgattgatgataatgatgatgatgatgatgatgatgatagagttcatgatgatgatcatgatgatgatgatgatgatgagacaataattatgataattattatgaatgattttgattgatgataatgatgatgatgatgatgatgatgatagaactcatgatgatgacgatgatgatgatgattgtgaaaatgttgaatgtgatgatgatgatgatgatgatgatgattgtgaaaatgtttgaatgtgatgatgatgaataatgatgatgatgatatgctCTAgttaatattaaacaaataatagaCGATTAACGAGAAagatgatgattttgatgaaggATGGGAATGATAATGGAATGAATTGTATACTTGTATGTGAgtggatataacatgtatatgtctttattatcaaatgcttttgaaaataaaaaagttataaaaaaaaaatttacaccTAATGTGCTTATTGATGATATATTACTAAATCTCTTTGTTGACCCTTGGATggcttttaattttgttaaaagttAAATACCTATTGTTGCCTTCTATAATGCagagacatacaatgtatatagatgtcTCTGCTTCTTTTCAACCGAATAGGTTGccaactacatatatgtacatgtacatgtaggtcagaCTCTAGAATCTTGAAGTGGGCCAAGGTTATGTATAAAGACAAAGGGCTTTGCTCCAGACAATTGCGAAACACGACCTTATCTGTCTCgaaaaataatgttattgataatCATTCAATAAACAAAAACTCGAAGCCTACAATGAGAATTATTTTCGGTCCCCATCAGCAGGGATATGTACATTGAAATCAGCAGACAAGGGGAGGTCACTCTGATAGATCAGATATGGGCAGAATATTATGTAAGGCTAAAACGAAAGTAGAGCCTGACAGTATCAGTCGCTTGTACCAAATGGCGTTAACTGTTCAGGACCAAATGACGCATATTATCAATGGCGCACTTGGACCACGGCATCAATCATAATGCCGCGTTAGAAAGAGACAAGAGTGAGACGAGATCGCGGTATGGTTCAGAATAGAAGTCGGACGTGAAAAGTGTATTGGCTGTTAGAAACCATTGGTAAGACATGTACATTTTCTGGctacaaacattgtatacaatgtattacatgtacgcCATACGTACGTACAGTGTAACtatcacaggtacttggggtaagaaattacatttgtatatacactatatatactatatagcctcgtattactatataaaattatatagtaatacgaggctatatagtatatatatacaaatgtaatttcttaccccaagtacctgtggtaACTATACGTGTTTTGCGTCATCGATGATTTGCACACTAATTCGTGACAATTTAAGAGTTTGCCGGAAATACTGGTATATATCTACTGTACCACGGTGAAAACACCACTGAAACGAATATATTTAACAGCATAGTTTAAGATAGTTGGAATAGCTATAGTCTGCTGGAGGAAGTGATATTTTGACATAATTGACCACACTGTAATGCAGACTCAACAAGGCCATTAAAAGATGACACATTAGTCCACTAGCTTTAATATAGATAGTGTCAAATGTTAACTAACAGTGCATCTAATATAGTTTATTCTTATCTATTAGAAAAAAACCTTTATGTAGCTAACTGGGATATAAAACCCTGTTAATATAACAACCAGAATCATCATAGATACCATGCTTACACCAGGGGATTCTCTCCCTGGGAATTAGGAATTGAGTGAGTTCAGGGCTGGActtagctgcgataacgtagctctagatctggacgacggacggacaatttctgacagatggtcgtcgtcagagctacgattccctcccattgctcgtaatgtagcaaaacagtgaacctcgaaaatgctacaaatagcggatatcgtttaactttggagtaatagttcgtataattaaacatttctaacacaattttgcaatgtattagcctaccgtctaatctagaaatctttaattcgcatattctgatatcatactgctcggagttgtctccgtgattcgccatgatacttctcgaagaactctcgcgaggattctaacccaaatatggaacccgtgatccatatatggatgaagctactacgttaaataaatacataatcagagatatttaaccactcttttgtaactcttgtgaagaaagcgaatcttactttgcgtaattaaataatttcagaatgaattgaccttccttaccgagatatattactccgaatctgtttttctgttgaaatctcgcgggaaacctcattagcatcaatttattttgatttccttataaggaaattgacctttacacttgtatcaaagatggcggtatgtttgaactgatatctccgtgtgtcttgctcattttggattttactatttattgtcaaacatttgaagtaatgtgcaggtttgttgcttgaatattcataatagataccagaatcatcaatttacatgtgtttttttatccgagaaaaattttaccactgctaatactgcccgatgtgaatcacatcggggcttgctacactatcggcaatgggagggacttcataccttgccggagagcagtgtaggcagggtatgaatattcgttctaggcTGGACTGTTTGGTGAAACTCACTCCTACATATGAAGTTGAGCTTGAGAATTAGTAGCTGACTGACTTTTCTGAACTGAACATGTCAGCCCCTCAGACCTCTCTCATTCTCAGCCATCATTGACTGTCGGGCTATAAACActatacattaaatatttcaCAAGTGAAGTCTCGGACCCGACAGATCAAaataaagggaagtaacccCTGATAAATCTCTCTCCAAAAGCCAACCACTACTGAGGTATGCTACAGCTCAGCCTGTCCACACTGGGTTGTGTACCTAGCCCGGGCCCCTGATACACGTTTGACCTCAGGTAGCTATAGGCGTTCAAGCATATGACATTGCTAATCTGAGGGTTTTCTGGGGCCATTAATGGCCCCCCTTCCAAAttggaattattttattttaaagccaaattcccaaaatttgcagtttactttcccaattcaccaattttcttcccaaaatgaaacaaataggactcttcccaaaccagtgagaaaaagccctggcaTGAGAATGATTTCAGGAATACAGCCTCAGCAGGCCTAGGGGTCACCAATGTCCATAAAATACTTGTTACAATGAAATTAAACTCATGTTTTAGTTTTACtgcaatgtatacatgtaaatctaaAAATGCTAATATAAGAGAATGATAATGTATCTATACCATCTATATAAATCCCTGTCATAAGGTACGCTAGCTGTACCATGTAAAATCTATTATCACATGCCTAGAAATACCAGTAATTAGATTACACAGAATACTACACACAGAATACTACAAGTTTTTAATTTGGTACTGGTTTCAGGAGAGTCAGTATGGAGGGTGACAAGAGTATAGAGGGAGATAAGATTGAGCGACTGCGGGAGCGGATTCTCCAGTGTCCAATCTGCATTGACGAGTTTCAGGACCCACGGATCCTGCCCTGTCACCACTCTGTGTGTCTGAACTGTTTGTTGGACTATGTCCGACATTCCTCCTCCTCTGGTCGACTTTTCAGGTGTCCACAATGCAGGTAATAATTATGGCCTTTATAGGTCTTCTGGTCATCACAATTGTAGATATGGTCCATACCAAGTAATCGATAGAATTTGTGTCGTGTATTGCATTTAGTGCTATTTGGTCATTGTTTAACAGTGACCATGTGTGAACAGATAATAgctgttttgttaatattttgaaacagttgcttttacaaattatttaataaatagTCCTTCTCTCCAGTAGATTTCAGTCATCTTTGTTCCTGAAGTTAATCGCGCTACATACAAAGTAGATAGTTTCAATCCACTTTCCTTATAATTCTAATAGATAATCAGCCATGTTAAAAGTCGTTAAAGCCCAGTTAGATAATCCAGCCAATTTGTGTCCAATAGGTAATCAAGCCAATTTGTgtccagtagataatccagccaatTTGTgtccagtagataatccagccaatTTGTgtccagtagataatccagccaatTTGAGTCcggtagataatccagccaatTTGTgtccagtagataatccagccaatTTGTGTCCAGtggataatccagccacctcatgtccagtagataatccagccaatTTGTGTCccgtagataatccagccacctcatgtccagtagataatccagccaatTTATgtccagtagataatccagccaatTTGTGTCCAGTGGATAATCCAGTCACCTCATgtccagtagataatccagccacctcatgtccagtagataatccagccaatTTGTGTCCAATAGGTAATCGAGCCAATTTGTgtccagtagataatccagccaatTAGTGttcagtagataatccagccaatTTGTgtccagtagataatccagccaatTTGTgtccagtagataatccagccaatTTGAgtccagtagataatccagccaatTTGTGTCcggtagataatccagccaatTTGAGTCcggtagataatccagccaatTTGTgtccagtagataatccagccaatTTGTGTCCAGtggataatccagccacctcatgtccagtagataatccagccacctcatgtccagtagataatccagccaatTTATgtccagtagataatccagccaatTTGTGTCCAGTGGATAATCCAGTCACCTCTTgtccagtagataatccagccaatTTATgtccagtagataatccagccaatTTGTgtccagtagataatccagccaatTTATgtccagtagataatccagccaatTTGTgtccagtagataatccagccaatTTGTgtccagtagataatccagccacctcatgtccagtagataatccagccaatTTGTgtccagtagataatccagccacctcaTGTCccgtagataatccagccacctcatgtccagtagataatccagccaatTTGTGTCCAATAGGTAATCGAGCCAATTTGTGTCCAGTAAATAATCCAGCCAATTTGTGCCCAGTcgataatccagccacctcatgtccagtagataatccagccacctcatgtccagtagataatccagccaatTTGTgtccagtagataatccagccaatTTGTgtccagtagataatccagccacctcaTGTTCAGTAAATAATCCAGCCACTCCATGTTTAGTaaataatccagccaccttAATGCCCAGTAATCTTCATTctcatttataatttaaattGAGTCATCTTTTTGTGTTTGGGTTGTGAAACAGTTtgattaatgaaataattttatatgGAACATTGATTTGTCCACACACACATGGCTGAGGTAAGTGGAAGCTAGATAAACTAGACTGAACGGTTTAGTTGGTATCATATCTATAGTGTATGAAATATAGAAgtcaatgtttttattttatccTGTGTTATAGGAGTGACGTCTGTGTACCTAGAGGAGGGGTTAAAGACTTCCCACCCAATTTCTACATCAACTGTATCCAGGACGAGATCGGAGCACGGCCGTATTTCggtgtgtgtgatgtatgtcGTCGAGACTGGCTAGTTTCACAGTACCGCTGCATCAACTGTGACCTtgatatatgtaaattttgtatcCACGACCACCGTCTGTTCAGTCATGCAATACAGGAGGAGGCAAACATCATGAAGATCGAGACGGGTAACATTGGTACGGTGCTGTCATCACAGCGcacctgtaccacacacgagGGAGAAGCACTTCATATGTTTTGTGGGACATGTGACACCTTGGTGTGTATGACTTGTGTGTGCGAGGAGCACAAGACACACATTACCCAGCCTCTTGGACGTAAACTAAGCCTGGCCCAGGGAGAGCTTCAAACAGAGCTTGATCAGGTAGGATTAGATCTGACTCAAGTCGACAGGGTCATGGGGGAAGTGACGGACCTCCGGACCAAAATCCTGCAGAACCAGGATGCATGTGTGAGGACTTTGCGTGCTCAGGCACGGGCCCTCACTCTGGAGATTGATGCCCAGGCAGATGACCTAATTAGCCATATCACAGATGATGGTAGTGTTGCAGAGCTAGAACGCTACTCCACTCAATTATCTAGCTATAGAGACCAACTCCAGCGTGGCACTCATTTCCTGGAAAACCTGGAAGAGGGTGACATCAGTCTGGAGCTCATAGATACATACCGTCGGTATCAGAGTAGTATGTCCGAGTGTCGGAAGGGTCTGGCTGGTCAAACCCTCAAACACCACCACCCTTCCTTCTTACCTGGAAAGCTCCACAAAGCTGGGCAATACAGATTATTTCACTTTGGACGTCTAAAAAATGAGTGTGAGCAGACCACATTTCTTCCTCTTCCAACAAGGAAGGGGTGTTGGGGACGTATGTTGGATGTTATCCGTGGTGGACGAGTACGCATTACTGTTACAGGGTGCTGTAGAGCGCTGGTCGCTGTTATGACACTTGTGATGGTGATCACACTATTTGATCTGTCATTTAAACTCTACTCATCCCCAGGCACCTTTACGCAGACATTAATAGGTTTGACTTTCGtcctgtatgtcagtgtagcTGCAGCATGTGCCTACGTCAAAGCATGACCAGCCTACCTGTAAACTACAAACTGTGTGAGAATGCTCGAAAAGGCTGACGTTGGATGAAGGAAGAGTGTACATGTGTAGGCTAATCATATCCATGAAGTCACAGGGGTTTGACACGTTCCTACAgagctttttctcactggtttagGATGGgacctttttgtctcattttgggaagaaaattgatgaattgggaAAGACTTTTTCAGGAGTAAAGGGAAAATTTGGCTTAAATCTGAGATAATTTctattgggaatggggcccattaacggccccaaaaaacctccagaaaaagccctgtcctatgacccagaatgaagATTTAATCCTATGGTCTGatccctagatcacttattattGAAAATTTAATCCTAGGGTCCGATCACTTATCACTTATTGATGAAAATTTAATCCTAGGGTCCGAACACTTGATCATTGATTTGGTTTAATTGGTCTAGgtttaatttttcattctggGAACATGTCAAGACCCTGCACATTAAGTGCATGGCCTTTGTGTCCAAATAATAAAGAACATGGCACTAAGAATATTACAGCAATGTCTTCATATCATACTGTTGCTTTCAGTTTCGAAATGTTTAGGTCGCAGAAGTGCTATGAAATCTGTATGACATCTTTTAAACTTTGGTTGtaatgatacatttactgtTTGAGTGGTACTATACATTTGATGAATGCTATTGATACTGTATCTAACTTTTAATCTATAAGGTTGTTATTGATAAATGTTTAACATGTATAGTCATATATAGGGAAATACATTTTCGTGATAGCACTTTCAAAATTTTTGAAAGCAAcattaaacatgtaaatatgaaaaatgaatatgCAATGCAAGTCTTCCAGCAGATCTGAGTCCATGTGCTACATGcatttaaatgtgatattaatTTTACGGTGTTATTTTACCATGTAttagtatgtaatatgtatttacCCATGCATGTCTATTTTACAAGTGTGCATAACTGTTTTACTCATTCATATATTctgacaatttttttctttcacataGCCCAGGTTTCTAATTGTGgcttcatatatatatcattgctatattaaattgtatattttatgtaaccAATATAGATCTCTGTACCCTGTAACAAACAGGAAAGCACTAGTCAAGATAGTGATGGGACATGATATGTCAATTATAGTTACTTTAGTTTAATAACATCAActaatttgataatttatttatcataaaattgCTAATTGTTGACATTTCAGTCATAAATTATGCAAATTCTGATTTTTgcattttcatttaatttgaatatagCATAAATTATATACTGAACTGAGATAAATCTGAATTTTCTAGGATTTCAAGACAGCCAGTTATTGGTATAGACTTTAGTATATCACAACCATGCAGTATTGGAGTTTTAAGTAAACAGAAAAATGTTTCATAGTTAGTTAGCCTATTATGCCAATCGAAAGTCCTTTATAACCAATTATGTAATATGGATTAACTGAATTTGAAAGCCTTTTTAACCAATCAGGTAATTGACTAACTACACCGGAAGACCTTTTAACGAAGCCAATAGATCAGTTAACTGCATTGGAAGGTTTTTTTAGCCAATTATTCAATCGACTTACTACGTACTGTAACATCAGAAAGCCTCTTTGGAAAATTATATTATCAATTAACTATGTCGGAAGGCTGTTTCATTTTTTCAACAGTGTCCAAGGTTATCACTGTCATTATATTAAACAACTTTTATGTAAAGAGACCAAAGAATATTTAAAATGGACCAATtatcttatatttaaaaaaaagttgagTGATATATGCAGactcattgggcctcttgtcttatatttaaaagaaaagttgAGTGATGCAgacccattgggcctcttgtcttaTATTTAAAGAAAAGTTGAGTGATGCAGACCCACTTGGCTTCTTGcaattttcttatatataaagaaaacttGGAATGCCAAATACACAGCATTTAATTTTGAATGGTGCCTATGTGAAGCTAGTAAAACCGGTATGCTGATCAAGTTTAGTGTTTTTAGACAGACTACCAGTATATTGACCTTTttattatgttatgttatattatcaAGTACAGAATATACACCTTAAGGGCTATTCCCGAAAAATTTATATGTTATGGGAGGACTCCAGATAAAGAAATTCTACGCACGGTAGGTGCTGGAGACAATGTGGCTTGTTAAAATGTACtacatattttgaattaaattgcTTGCTTTAGTGGTCCTTGTTGATAAACCCAGAGTCCTCCCTTTTAGATATTTCACTGGAATATTGATAGTGAGTACCAATTGCAAGCAAGATAGATTCCAGCTTGTCTGCCACATGACAATCTGTAGGTAGCATATATAGGACTTATCCTTGTACATACTGGTTCACAATACTTCTATACTAGATAGAAAGGTTTGTCAaagtcatatttatataattattgtaccTTTAATTgagcaaaatatatttttgtcctggaatatttttttagatgatgaaaatgtttctttacATTTGAGATATGATGCAAAAGGATACAGggtacactgtacattgtatatgtgttaAGCAGTTATTTAGTTATAATTTTCCTGTGCAAATCAGAGAATTTCAAATGAACTAGCCAAGTATAATGATATCTTCAGTATCTTTTAACACTGAACAATCTTTCCTTTTTCTTTCCTTGTTTTaaggagaaaaaaatgaatgtcaCAAGGGGCATACAAATGTTTATAGTTTTACacttaaaatacatgtaataattgtGCTTTACCCaggtaattaattaaataactGCACACATTTCTTTGACCTATAATTATCCAACTTAACATTGTAATCTATGATATAAATCCTAGTTGAAACCAGAGGCTGGCTTACTgtgatatttgaatatttttggtAGAGAATTAGTATATCTTTTAGGAGACCAAATGCATTTAGATTAAATATGCAAATCATACAGCTGACGAAtacgtttttttgtttttatttgaataagAATACAAACTTTTTGCTTTGAAATATGAGAATTTAAGGACTAATCCTTTATTATATCAGCACCAGAAAATATACAATTATGATAAAATGAGGGCAGATTCTCATCCTAACTACACCAATCAGTCCATTTTCATGCCTGATACATGTTTATGTGTTTAAGTTAACAATCAACTTGTCATAATTATAAATTCAGAACTTTCATTGTGACTGTTTTTGTCCATATTTTGCTAGTATTGCAAAATGTACCCAACACTGGTCTCTGCTAAGAGAAGCCTGATTCTTATCACTGCAAGAAGTTAAATGCCATCACATCCCTAAATTGCTATCACTGCAAGAAATTGAAATGCCATCACAACCCTTAAATTTCTGTCACTGCAAGGGATTGCAGTGTTCCAACTGTAAATTCTTCTCGCTGCAAGGGACTGCTGAGGCACACCCCTAAATTCTTGTCACTGCACCAAGTTGCCGACACACTCCAAAATTCTTGTCGCAGCACAGATCACATAATCATTACATCAAGTTATGTTTATTCACCACAGCAAATTCACATCTTGGCATAAACATTATCTGCAAATAGCACAGACCTTGCTCCTTATTGAATTCTACCTCAGATGGTTGTAACATTTCAGACTGCTGGGTACCTCAATGTGAGAGAACATTTTCAAAGCTGTgtaaggaattgaaaattaatgAATCCTTATATTGAGTAAAACAGCTTGTCTATATTCTGTGTTTCAGTCAGCATCCTTCCTTTCTGTTTTTCCTACAGTCATAAGTTTCTGTCACATGCCTATACCGACCACCTGTAGCTTTTTGATGAGTTGCTGGTTATCTTCTCTCTCCTATTAAAACAGAACATCAAAATTAAAACCAGAGCCATCATCCAAGCTTAACTTGGcatattttacttatatacCATTATCCATTTCTCCAACAAGTAACAAGATATATGTAATGCAGTATACGTTGAGTCTATTGTTTTCCACCCAGGACTAATACTGGTGTTAAAATGACCAACAGTTGTaaactaatatacatgtaactatgtCCAAGTTGGTATAAACATGCAACTAGATATTTTATCATACTTCAATCATCACCGCTAAAATGATGTTGATTTGTTTGAGTCATGAACAAGTTATTTACATATTGTAGTTAAATGTAACTACTCTGACATACAGTCCAACCTCGCGATTTCAAAGTCAGTGCAGTCTTTAAAAATCTTTGAGATGTCCCGAGTATTCGAGGTAACCTAGTATATTTGATATGGAATTTTTTCTGTCGGAACTGAATTTTTACTTTGAGATAAGCAGAGTCTTCGAGTTATCAGAGTTCGAGGTAACAAAGCTTGACAGTACTGCGGACCCGCGATAATCAGGATGCTGATAGTCGAGAAAACTCACAACCTGCACGGAAAAGTCCGGGAACGTACATGTAACATACTTTTTTTCTGGATCAGTAGTGATTAGAAAGTTCACCACTGTGGCAGTTGATGTAACACGTTAAATATTT encodes:
- the LOC117343655 gene encoding E3 ubiquitin-protein ligase TRIM56-like; this translates as MEGDKSIEGDKIERLRERILQCPICIDEFQDPRILPCHHSVCLNCLLDYVRHSSSSGRLFRCPQCRSDVCVPRGGVKDFPPNFYINCIQDEIGARPYFGVCDVCRRDWLVSQYRCINCDLDICKFCIHDHRLFSHAIQEEANIMKIETGNIGTVLSSQRTCTTHEGEALHMFCGTCDTLVCMTCVCEEHKTHITQPLGRKLSLAQGELQTELDQVGLDLTQVDRVMGEVTDLRTKILQNQDACVRTLRAQARALTLEIDAQADDLISHITDDGSVAELERYSTQLSSYRDQLQRGTHFLENLEEGDISLELIDTYRRYQSSMSECRKGLAGQTLKHHHPSFLPGKLHKAGQYRLFHFGRLKNECEQTTFLPLPTRKGCWGRMLDVIRGGRVRITVTGCCRALVAVMTLVMVITLFDLSFKLYSSPGTFTQTLIGLTFVLYVSVAAACAYVKA